The following proteins are encoded in a genomic region of Necator americanus strain Aroian chromosome II, whole genome shotgun sequence:
- a CDS encoding hypothetical protein (NECATOR_CHRII.G4840.T3), whose amino-acid sequence MELEQQSDVLGKWYYAAERTSDNGDRLVDLCEQTGLIIASTFKANYQRHQLTWRGSTLLTPEEQRKRKMRTLKLQLDYVLARNIPQSDIRKSRAVWEVAFDSDHRPVLLSFKIRFHKRNRGVPLQPKIDMAGLKDDECRTKFRQRVSIHVGVRTRKKLSDADFFTKCIQDATRETLPVLLPRNKFAFASAETKSTYNSVCVARSAGDFNQEKRLRRKLRRQLQQDRDNERTSRAMEFEKAWEDRNPRKAYALLKQYSGKMKRRSPVLNTASGTLLAPSAPEFEHNHRPTYAVNEEPPTQSEVLVCIQKMKNGKSGGDDGISAEMLKCLPPSGIREMTKIVRSIWIDERIPDSWRHAIIIPLHKKLSVTDPRNYRGISLLRVMYKAGFRPGRSPIDQVFIVRRVIEIWQRCSKPMQPTFLDFKVAFDSLHRGRLLNALPADGVPGNGNWSKTRAVAGPLLFNFAIDDITRRTVDQCPDDIVLAPSGCPLTDLEYADDVVIFAESSTKPQNVVNLVSKLAATYGLRLRPDKCKQMWISWRPRTEYRVNGQPKEVVDEFCYLGCTLKNNASYERDVQQRCAKATSAFNYLTK is encoded by the exons atggaactcgaacagcaatccgatgtgctaggaaaatggtactatgcagcggagcgcacgtcggacaacggtgaccgtctggtcgacttgtgcgaacagacgggcctcatcatcgcttccacgtttaaagCGAATTATcaacgccatcagctcacgtggcgggggtcaacccttttaacgcctgaagagcagcgcaagcggaagatgaggactcttaagcttcagctcgactacgttctggcgaggaacattcctcagtcagatatccgaaaatctagagctgtttgggaagtcgcattcgactctgaccaccgtccagttcttctcagcttcaagatacggttccacaagagaaaccgaggagttcctcttcaaccgaaaatcgacatggcaggtctgaaagacgatgaatgcagaacaaaattccgccaacgtgtgtctattcatgttggagtacggaccaggaagaagcttagcgatgcggatttcttcacaaagtgcatccaggacgctacaagggaaacgctcccggttctattgccgcggaacaagtttgcctttgcatctgcggaaacaaaatccacatacaattctgtatgtgtcgcgcgcagcgctggtgactttaaccaggaaaagcgtcttagaaggaagctgcgtcgtcaactgcaacaagaccgcgataacgagcggacgtcaagagcgatggagtttgagaaggcgtgggaggacaggaacccgcggaaagcctatgctctactaaaacagtatagcggcaaaatgaaaagacgtTCCCCTGTTCTCAACACTGCCAGTGGG accttgctagcaccgtcagctcctgaattCGAACACaatcatagaccgacatatgcggttaacgaggagccaccgacccagtcggaggtcctggtctgtattcaaaaaatgaagaatggaaaatctggtggagacgacgggatcagcgcagaaatgctaaaatgtcttcctccgtctgggattcgtgagatgacaaagatcgtccgttcaatatggatagacgaaaggatacctgattcgtggagacacgctatcataattcccctccacaagaagttatccgtcacggaccccaggaattatcgaggaatctctttgctgcgtgttatgtacaag GCTGGCTTTCGTCCAGGCCGATCtccgattgaccaggtgttcatcgtcaggagagtgatcgaaatctggcagcggtgttcgaagccaatgcaaccaacgtttctggactttaaagtcgcgttcgactctcttcaccgaggccgtcttctcaacgccctccccgccgatggagtaccaggaaa tggtaactggagtaagacaagggcagtggcaggacctctcctgttcaatttcgcaatcgacgacattacgcgaagaacagtagaccAGTGTCCTgacgacattgtcttagcaccatcagggtgccccttgactgacctcgagtacgccgacgatgttgttatattcgcggaaagcagtacgaaacctcaaaatgttgtcaaccttgtatcgaagctggctgcaacctatggactacgcctacgccctgataaatgcaagcagatgtggatctcttggAGACCACGAACGGAATACAGAGTGAACGGACAACCGAAAGAagtcgtcgatgagttctgttacctaggctgtacgctgaagaacaatgccagctacgagagagatgttcagcaaagatgcgctaaagccacttctgcatttaactacTTAACGAAATga
- a CDS encoding hypothetical protein (NECATOR_CHRII.G4840.T2) produces MELEQQSDVLGKWYYAAERTSDNGDRLVDLCEQTGLIIASTFKANYQRHQLTWRGSTLLTPEEQRKRKMRTLKLQLDYVLARNIPQSDIRKSRAVWEVAFDSDHRPVLLSFKIRFHKRNRGVPLQPKIDMAGLKDDECRTKFRQRVSIHVGVRTRKKLSDADFFTKCIQDATRETLPVLLPRNKFAFASAETKSTYNSVCVARSAGDFNQEKRLRRKLRRQLQQDRDNERTSRAMEFEKAWEDRNPRKAYALLKQYSGKMKRRSPVLNTASGVAFGEATLPI; encoded by the coding sequence atggaactcgaacagcaatccgatgtgctaggaaaatggtactatgcagcggagcgcacgtcggacaacggtgaccgtctggtcgacttgtgcgaacagacgggcctcatcatcgcttccacgtttaaagCGAATTATcaacgccatcagctcacgtggcgggggtcaacccttttaacgcctgaagagcagcgcaagcggaagatgaggactcttaagcttcagctcgactacgttctggcgaggaacattcctcagtcagatatccgaaaatctagagctgtttgggaagtcgcattcgactctgaccaccgtccagttcttctcagcttcaagatacggttccacaagagaaaccgaggagttcctcttcaaccgaaaatcgacatggcaggtctgaaagacgatgaatgcagaacaaaattccgccaacgtgtgtctattcatgttggagtacggaccaggaagaagcttagcgatgcggatttcttcacaaagtgcatccaggacgctacaagggaaacgctcccggttctattgccgcggaacaagtttgcctttgcatctgcggaaacaaaatccacatacaattctgtatgtgtcgcgcgcagcgctggtgactttaaccaggaaaagcgtcttagaaggaagctgcgtcgtcaactgcaacaagaccgcgataacgagcggacgtcaagagcgatggagtttgagaaggcgtgggaggacaggaacccgcggaaagcctatgctctactaaaacagtatagcggcaaaatgaaaagacgtTCCCCTGTTCTCAACACTGCCAGTGGGGTAGCtttcggtgaagcaacccttccaatttga
- a CDS encoding hypothetical protein (NECATOR_CHRII.G4839.T1) produces MMYGSESWAAPSTVMERLDCTERKLLRRLLGYFWPRVCHSEDLYAEIDVVYRRMTRARHQHLAPPSKVAKVNRLRFFRHILRRPADRLVQRILRSSSDSS; encoded by the coding sequence atgatgtacggatcggagtcttgggcagcaccatcaacggttatggagaggcttgactgcacggaacgaaagctgcttagacggctacttggctacttttggcctagggtatgtcacagTGAAGATCTTtatgcagaaattgatgtggtataccggcggatgacacgtgcaagacatcaacatcttgcaccgccatcgaaagtggctaaagtaaatcgtcttcgcttctttcgtcatatattaaggagaccggcagatcgccttgttcaacgaattctgaggagttcgtcggatTCGAGCTga
- a CDS encoding hypothetical protein (NECATOR_CHRII.G4840.T1), whose amino-acid sequence MRDEQAGFRPGRSPIDQVFIVRRVIEIWQRCSKPMQPTFLDFKVAFDSLHRGRLLNALPADGVPGNGNWSKTRAVAGPLLFNFAIDDITRRTVDQCPDDIVLAPSGCPLTDLEYADDVVIFAESSTKPQNVVNLVSKLAATYGLRLRPDKCKQMWISWRPRTEYRVNGQPKEVVDEFCYLGCTLKNNASYERDVQQRCAKATSAFNYLTK is encoded by the exons atgcGCGATGAGCAGGCTGGCTTTCGTCCAGGCCGATCtccgattgaccaggtgttcatcgtcaggagagtgatcgaaatctggcagcggtgttcgaagccaatgcaaccaacgtttctggactttaaagtcgcgttcgactctcttcaccgaggccgtcttctcaacgccctccccgccgatggagtaccaggaaa tggtaactggagtaagacaagggcagtggcaggacctctcctgttcaatttcgcaatcgacgacattacgcgaagaacagtagaccAGTGTCCTgacgacattgtcttagcaccatcagggtgccccttgactgacctcgagtacgccgacgatgttgttatattcgcggaaagcagtacgaaacctcaaaatgttgtcaaccttgtatcgaagctggctgcaacctatggactacgcctacgccctgataaatgcaagcagatgtggatctcttggAGACCACGAACGGAATACAGAGTGAACGGACAACCGAAAGAagtcgtcgatgagttctgttacctaggctgtacgctgaagaacaatgccagctacgagagagatgttcagcaaagatgcgctaaagccacttctgcatttaactacTTAACGAAATga